One stretch of Gadus chalcogrammus isolate NIFS_2021 chromosome 14, NIFS_Gcha_1.0, whole genome shotgun sequence DNA includes these proteins:
- the LOC130403362 gene encoding retinaldehyde-binding protein 1-like, whose translation MAATGTFRMVSEEEQAMRNKLEHLTVKDHGPVFGPCEKLPGHTLQKAKDELNETDERRASALKELRAAIRERGAGGGEELEAMVLERFGEHPDSMLLRFLRARKFDVGRAYDLMKGYVRFRKEYPELFENLTPEAVRSTMEAGYPVVLPSRDKYGRVVLLFNIQNWDLEEITFDETLRAYCVILEKLLENEETQINGFVLIENFKGFTMQHASGIKPAELKKMVDMMQESFPARFKAVHVTHQPWYFTTTFNVVKPFMKSKLLERVFVHGDELDGFFKDFDANLLPADFDGKAPVTDYKAVASKIFGSEDTAL comes from the exons ATGGCTGCT ACCGGAACGTTCCGCATGGtgtctgaggaggagcaggcgaTGAGGAACAAGCTGGAGCACCTGACCGTGAAGGACCACGGCCCCGTGTTCGGACCCTGTGAAAAGCTGCCCGGCCACACCCTTCAGAAG GCCAAGGATGAGCTGAACGAGACGGACGAGAGACGGGCGTCGGCCCTGAAGGAGCTGAGGGCCGCCATCCGagagcggggggccgggggcggcgAGGAGCTGGAGGCGATGGTGCTGGAGCGCTTCGGGGAACACCCCGACTCCATGCTGCTCCGCTTCCTGAGAGCCCGCAAGTTCGACGTGGGCCGAGCCTACGACCTCATGAAGG GCTACGTGCGGTTCAGGAAGGAGTACCCCGAGCTGTTTGAGAACCTGACCCCTGAGGCGGTGCGCAGCACCATGGAGGCCGGCTACCCGGTGGTCCTGCCCAGCCGGGACAAGTACGGCCGGGTGGTCCTGCTCTTCAACATCCAGAACTGGGACCTGGAGGAGATCACCTTTGACGAG acCCTGAGAGCCTACTGCGTCATCTTGGAGAAGCTGCTGGAGAACGAGGAGACGCAGATCAACGGCTTCGTGCTGATCGAGAACTTCAAGGGCTTCACCATGCAGCACGCGTCCGGGATCAAGCCTGCGGAGCTCAAGAAGATGGTGGACATGATGCAG GAGTCCTTCCCGGCCCGCTTCAAGGCAGTGCACGTGACCCACCAGCCCTGGTACTTCACCACCACCTTCAACGTGGTCAAACCCTTCATGAAGAGCAAGCTCCTGGAGAGG GTGTTTGTCCACGGCGATGAGCTGGACGGCTTCTTCAAGGATTTCGATGCGAACCTGCTGCCAGCAGACTTTGATGGAAAAGCTCCCGTCACTGACTACAAGGCTGTGGCCTCCAAGATCTTCGGTTCTGAAGACACTGCTCTCTGA